From Actinomyces sp. oral taxon 171 str. F0337, one genomic window encodes:
- the rpsA gene encoding 30S ribosomal protein S1: protein MTTTTPSPAPVAVNDIGSTEEILAAVDETIKYFDDGDIVEGTVVKVDRDEVLLDIGYKTEGVILARELSIKHDVDPDEIVSVGDEIEALVLQKEDKEGRLLLSKKRAQYERAWGTIERIKEEDGVVTGSVIEVVKGGLILDIGLRGFLPASLVEMRRVRDLQPYVGRELEAKIIELDKNRNNVVLSRRAWLEQTQSEVRTNFLQTLQKGQVRSGVVSSIVNFGAFVDLGGVDGLVHVSELSWKHIDHPSEVVEVGNEVTVEVLDVDFDRERVSLSLKATQEDPWQAFARTHAIGQVVPGKVTKLVPFGAFVRVEDGIEGLVHISELAQRHVEVPEQVAKVGDEVFVKVIDIDLERRRISLSLKQANEGVDPTSEDFDPSLYGMAAEYDEQGNYKYPEGFDPETNEWLEGYDAQREAWEAEYAAAHARWEAHKAQVAKALEEEQESGAPAAPAGGTSYSSAPSEASGTLASDEALAALREKLTGN from the coding sequence ATGACAACCACTACGCCCAGCCCCGCCCCGGTCGCCGTCAACGACATCGGTTCGACCGAGGAGATCCTCGCCGCCGTTGACGAGACCATCAAGTACTTCGATGACGGCGACATCGTCGAGGGCACTGTCGTCAAGGTCGACCGTGATGAGGTCCTCCTCGACATCGGCTACAAGACCGAAGGCGTCATCCTCGCTCGCGAGCTGTCCATCAAGCACGACGTCGACCCTGATGAGATCGTCTCCGTCGGTGATGAGATTGAGGCCCTCGTCCTGCAGAAGGAGGACAAGGAGGGGCGCCTGCTCCTGAGCAAGAAGCGCGCGCAGTACGAGCGCGCCTGGGGCACCATCGAGCGCATCAAGGAGGAGGACGGCGTCGTTACCGGCTCCGTCATCGAGGTCGTCAAGGGCGGTCTCATCCTGGACATCGGTCTGCGTGGATTCCTCCCCGCCTCCCTGGTGGAGATGCGTCGTGTTCGCGACCTCCAGCCCTACGTGGGCCGCGAGCTCGAGGCGAAGATCATTGAGCTGGACAAGAACCGCAACAACGTGGTCCTCTCCCGTCGCGCCTGGCTCGAGCAGACCCAGTCCGAGGTCCGCACCAACTTCCTGCAGACCCTGCAGAAGGGGCAGGTTCGCTCCGGTGTCGTGTCCTCCATCGTCAACTTCGGTGCCTTCGTGGACCTGGGTGGCGTTGACGGTCTGGTCCACGTCTCCGAGCTGTCCTGGAAGCACATCGACCACCCCTCCGAGGTCGTCGAGGTCGGCAACGAGGTCACGGTCGAGGTCCTGGACGTCGACTTCGACCGCGAGCGCGTCTCCCTGTCGCTCAAGGCGACCCAGGAGGACCCGTGGCAGGCCTTCGCTCGGACCCACGCCATCGGCCAGGTCGTTCCCGGCAAGGTCACCAAGCTGGTTCCCTTCGGTGCCTTCGTTCGTGTCGAGGACGGCATTGAGGGCCTGGTCCACATCTCCGAGCTGGCGCAGCGTCACGTTGAGGTGCCCGAGCAGGTGGCCAAGGTCGGCGACGAGGTCTTCGTCAAGGTCATCGACATCGACCTGGAGCGTCGTCGCATCTCCCTGTCGCTGAAGCAGGCCAACGAGGGCGTCGACCCCACGTCGGAGGACTTCGACCCAAGCCTCTACGGAATGGCGGCCGAGTACGACGAGCAGGGCAACTACAAGTACCCCGAGGGCTTCGACCCGGAGACCAACGAGTGGCTCGAGGGCTACGACGCCCAGCGCGAGGCCTGGGAGGCCGAGTACGCGGCTGCCCACGCCCGCTGGGAGGCTCACAAGGCCCAGGTCGCCAAGGCTCTGGAGGAGGAGCAGGAGTCCGGTGCCCCGGCGGCCCCCGCGGGCGGCACCTCCTACTCCTCGGCTCCGTCGGAGGCCTCCGGCACTCTGGCCTCCGATGAGGCCCTGGCCGCTCTGCGCGAGAAGCTCACTGGTAACTGA
- the coaE gene encoding dephospho-CoA kinase, translating to MHYTPAPRATRRPTDRALRVGLTGGIGAGKSTVAALLEERGAVVTSADEVARDVVSPGSDGLAAVVAEFGDGILAPDGSLDRSALGRLVFSDDLRRARLEEILLPLIAAEAWARMDTVPAGQVVVYDVPLLVEGQMQDMFDLVIVVEADLELRLERLSERGMNRDEALARIAVQATDEERRGVADVIVSNSGAIEDLSAEVDRLWSTRILEPGTIA from the coding sequence ATGCACTATACACCTGCACCCCGTGCCACTCGCCGTCCGACGGATCGAGCCCTGCGCGTGGGGCTCACCGGCGGCATCGGCGCGGGTAAGTCAACGGTGGCCGCGCTGCTCGAGGAGCGCGGCGCGGTCGTGACCAGTGCTGACGAGGTCGCTCGCGACGTCGTCAGCCCGGGCAGTGACGGTCTTGCGGCAGTGGTGGCCGAGTTCGGGGATGGGATCCTGGCACCGGACGGCTCCCTGGACCGCAGTGCTCTGGGGCGGCTGGTCTTCTCCGACGACCTGCGCCGCGCGCGTCTGGAGGAGATCCTCCTGCCCCTCATCGCAGCCGAGGCGTGGGCTCGGATGGACACGGTTCCGGCCGGGCAGGTAGTGGTCTACGACGTTCCTCTCCTTGTTGAGGGGCAGATGCAGGACATGTTCGATCTCGTCATCGTCGTCGAGGCGGATCTTGAGCTGCGTCTGGAGCGGCTCTCCGAGCGGGGGATGAATCGCGACGAGGCACTGGCTCGCATCGCGGTACAGGCCACCGACGAGGAGCGCCGAGGTGTCGCCGACGTCATCGTGTCCAACTCCGGGGCGATAGAGGACCTGAGCGCGGAGGTCGACAGGCTCTGGAGCACCCGGATCTTGGAGCCCGGAACCATCGCC